The sequence CGAATAAATCGCCGATGGGCGGTCATATGGCCGAAATGTCGGTTATATGATGCATGTACCGGAACATGCTGACCAGGGATTATCTGGTAGTCCCGTGATAACAAAAATTTCTCTTCCTACTATATATGCTAATTGTTTCTTGGATCTCAAAATGATTAATTTCTGGTGGGTCAGATTAGATATACAACAAAAAAATTTTTATTTTTCTTTTAATTTTATATTATAAGTTAACTTTAAATAAATATTAAAAGTGATGATTTTCTATCATATTGTGGGCAAAGTTAATGCCTTATAATTACCATTGTGGGGATATTTATATTGGTGTTGCTATATGCCGCGCAGAATGCTGATTATCAGTGAAATCAAGGAAATTTGTCAACCATTCATTCAAATAAAAAAGACTATTAACTAAATATTGTTAATATTGTGATCCCATTGGTGGATCATATGTTTTTTATTGATAGGCAGAATCATTCATGAAGGAAGAACTCGGGAAAATCCTTCACGAATTCGGGTTGATTCTGCCTCCATCACGTTAAACATGTGCCCGGTGATATGACCGAGCAATACATCATGGAAAGTACGGTCTAATAATCGTATCGGTTTTCTAGTGGATTTTGGAGAAAATCAGTGAAAAAAACTGTTTATAATTAAATATTATTCTTTTTTTTAACGAAATGTTAAATTCTTTAAATTCACATTCAATATTGCGTGATTAGATAATTATATTAGTTTAAATCATCTTTTTATTCACTAAAAAAATTTAACTTGTTGTTGCCGGTTATACTTTCAATTATGAGGTGCCGCATACGATGAAGAATATTGGGGAAAAATTGGAGGGTAATTAAGTATGTGTCATAAATTTGATCTTATGGTTAGATTCTTTTAGTTCACTAATAGTAATTTCCGTGTTTTCTGTTCCTGTTTTTTGTAGGTAACTATATCAATTTGTATATGTATTGAAGTCAAATACTAATTGTATGTCAGAACTCGGAGATGAATACACAAAAGAAGAAATTCTCTCTCTTTTGAAAGAAAAAGGATATAATGGCCCTATTATTGAATGGTTTGACAAGTGTATCGATTTTCACACCTTTCCTGCAGCAGGTCTCCTCATCGGTATTTTCATGGTGGATAAAGCACTTGATCTCCTTGGAGCAAAACCCGGAGAAAAACTCTATGCAGTCTGTGAAACCACGAAATGTGCCCCCGATCCTCTTCAGGTTATTACACACTGTACCACTGGGAATCATCGGCTTAATGTTATACCCATAGGAAGATTTGCAATAACCGTGAACCGTCCAAGTACAGGCGACAATGCAGAAGGATTCCGTGTAAAAGTAGATCCGGCAAAACTTGTTGATACCCCTATACTTGAAGCATGGTTTGCTAATACTCCAAAATTTGATGGCATGACCATGAAAAAGAAATTGGTCGAAGATATACTGGACAAGGGCACAGGAATGCTTTCATGGGAAAAAGTCAGAATTCTTGTCAGTCATAAAAAGAAATGGAAAACGGTTATCTGCTCTTTATGTGGTGAGCCGGTTCCAGACAACATGGTGGAAAATGGCCTCTGCCCCGGGTGTGGAAGTCAGAAGTATTATGAAAAAATCTAATTTTTTAGTGTAATTGGATTTTACAAAAAATTTGTTCTTTTTTATCCAAGTTTAATCCAGGTAATAATTACTAATTGATTCTCCCCCATTTTGTATATCCTGGTTAGATGTGATAATGATGATAAAAATTTTCCTTACAATTAATAGATATTGACTATTTCTAATAATAGATCACTTATATTATACCTGGCCTCCAACAGGTATGAGCAATGGAAATCGTTCACTCCGGATGGATGAATAAATACGGATTATCGGCAGGGATTGCAGGTATCATCCTCTCTCCCTTCATCCTTATGCTTATCTCATTATTTTTAGGTCAATACTCCCTAGATCCGGTTACTGTTCTTATTATTCTGTTTTCACCGGTTTTTCATCCGGAGCCCACGTGGACTGAAGCTCAAGCAAATGTTATCTTTAACATACGAATACCCCGGATTCTCGGCGCCTTTTTAATCGGAGGGGGACTTTCCGTTTCAGGAGCGGTCTATCAAAGTCTTTTCAGAAACCCGATGGTATCACCAGATATCCTGGGAGTTTCTTCCGGAGCCGGATTTGGTGCAGCAATTGCAATTCTTTTCTCACTCCCACTTCTGGTAATTGAAGGATCAGCCTTTCTCTTCGGGCTCTTGTCTGTCGGGTTTGCGGTTACTCTTGCGAAGATTTACAAGGGAGAATCTATCCTGGTTCTGGTTTTATCAGGAATTATCATGAGTTCACTTTTTACCTCCCTAATTTCACTGGTGAAATTTGTCGCTGATCCTACCTCAAAACTTCCGGCGATCACCTACTGGCTGATGGGATCGCTCAGTGCGGTGACAATGCAGGACATACTCCTTGGAGGAGTGTTTATTCTCCCAGGAGTTGCATATTGCATGCTCATCGGATGGCGACTGAACGTTTTTTCACTTGGTGATGAAGAGGCAGGGGCACTTGGGATAGATACCCGGCGAATGAAGTATATCCTGATCCTAATTTCGACGATGATTACTGCGTATTCTGTGTGCATATGTGGAATCATCGGATGGATTGGTCTTGTTATCCCCCATCTCGGAAGAATGATGGTGGGACCTGATAATGGGTATCTTATTCCGGTTTCGTTCTTTCTTGGGGCCGCTTATCTCATCCTGATAGATAATATCGCCAGGAATGCCACGACCGCTGAAATACCTCTTGGAATCCTCACCGCTATTGTGGGAGTTCCATTTTTTGCGTTTATCATGGCAAGACGTGATGTAGGGTGGACATGATGTTTTCAATAAAAAATGCAGGATTCTGGTACAAACCAGAACGAGAAATATTCAGGGATGTTACATTCTCGCTTGAGAGAGGAAAAATCCTTTGTATCCTGGGTCCGAACGGCATTGGAAAATCAACACTTCTGAAATGCTGTGGAAATATTCTCCCGGTAAGGACTGGTGAAGTTCGAATGGATGGAAAAGAAATTGAGCATTGGTCACGTAGAGAACTGGCTCAAAAGGTCGGGTATGTTCCGCAGGCTCATACCATTGTGTTTCCATTTTCTGTTCTTCAGCTTGTTCTTCTTGGACGAACTCCCCACATTGCCGAGTATTCTAGACCCGGCCAGAAAGATATAAAAATTGCAGAAGAAGCCCTGAAAAGTGTCGGGATTGAACATCTTCGGGATGCTCCGGTAAACCGGATAAGTGGTGGTGAATGCCAGTTAGCCATGATTGCTCGTGCCCTTGCACAGGAACCGTCCATTCTCATACTGGATGAACCGACAAATCATCTGGACTTTGGCAATCAAATACGAATCCTTCATATATTGAATAAACTTGCAAAGGAAAGGAGTATATCGATAATCATGTCTACCCACTATCCGGATCATACCTTTCTTCTCTCCTGTCAGGTCGGAATCATGACAAACGGGATAGTGTCACTAGTGGGCCATGCTGAAGATGTGGTGACTGAGGATTCACTTGAAAAAACATATCAGATTTCTATAGGTATCCACTTTATCGAACCAGCAAAAAGGAATGTCTGTGTTCCCTCTTATCCCTAAAAAAGGGTAATTTACTCTTTTATTATCATGACCTTTCTGGAGGAATCGCCATAGAAATGATACCCGGACCCTCCTTCGATAAGAACATCAAGAATTTTTTCTGAATCAACCACCCGGTTTCCTGCAAGAACTGAAACCTTTCGTTTGAAAAAACTTTCAGGAAGCATAGTTGCAGTCGGACCAATGAGAAATATTTTTGAAGCCGTATTACATGCTTGAAGAATTCCTTCCAACGTGTCATTCAGTAATGTTGTCCCGGAGATGATCACCATATCAGCGGTTGCAAGTTCCATAGGGAGATCTTCCTGACTGACAAAAAAGGGTATCTCTTCTGCTTTCAGGGTTCTTATATCCAGTTCAGCGATACGGTAGGGGATCTCTTTTTCTTTAAATGATTTAATCACCGGGATCAGGGCCCCGATAACAACTGCCTTATGTACGTCTTCAAGGTGAACAAAGGAAAAAATATCATCGCCTTCATCAATCCGATATCGTCCTGCTCCTTCCTCTGGATTATTCCGCCAAATTCCATCAGAAAGAGCATTCAGAGTTGCAATCGCAATGGCCCGTTTTATCGGGGCAGGCTGAGTCAGATATTTGAAAACATCGGTGACCTTCATTCCCTTCAATTTTCCTGCCTTGGGCATCGCTCGTGCCGAGGAGGGACAACAGACTGATTCCGGAATCGCCTTGATGGGAGTAAAACAGATCCCTGCTGATCCGTCAGACAATTGCACACCAGTATAGAAGATACCAATCACTACCCGATCAAGAGTAATGGTTTTAATCTGATCGCCATACCGATCCATCAGACGGTTTTTGGTCTCTTCTAGAATCGAACCACCGATGGAGAGATCGATATCAGGAGAGGCAGAGAGGGTGAGCCCCTCATCCTGACCATCTGATGGTGCCAGAGTATCAGTATTCATCTGACCATCTTCTCTGCGGCATGTACATGTGATACTCCAAAAGTGGTGTCAAGAGTCCCGGTCCGGATGCATGAAAGTCCATATTTTTTAAATAACCCTTCAAAATGCTCCGGATGACAGAGTGGATGACCGGCACTCTGGAGAGAGCGTTCAAGTTCCACAACCGCATTCTGCATCGGAACACATCCCGGAGAGCAGAAATAATGATTGGATACCAGAATACCTCCATCTTTTAAACCATTGCTGACCAGACGGAATATCTCATCCAGATCATTTCTGAATTTATAGAGGAGATGGGAGATGAGAATGATATCGTACTCAGGTTTATAGACCTCGGTTCTGATATCCCCCTCTCTCGCAATAATCCTCTTTTCCAGACCATATTTCCGGATATACGAGTCCGTCAATTCAATAACATGGGGCTGATCCAAGATAACGGCATCCATATCTGGGTTTAACTGGCAGATACCAATCGTATATAGCCCGTGACCCCCTCCAATGTCGA comes from Methanospirillum hungatei and encodes:
- a CDS encoding DUF364 domain-containing protein, with the translated sequence MNTDTLAPSDGQDEGLTLSASPDIDLSIGGSILEETKNRLMDRYGDQIKTITLDRVVIGIFYTGVQLSDGSAGICFTPIKAIPESVCCPSSARAMPKAGKLKGMKVTDVFKYLTQPAPIKRAIAIATLNALSDGIWRNNPEEGAGRYRIDEGDDIFSFVHLEDVHKAVVIGALIPVIKSFKEKEIPYRIAELDIRTLKAEEIPFFVSQEDLPMELATADMVIISGTTLLNDTLEGILQACNTASKIFLIGPTATMLPESFFKRKVSVLAGNRVVDSEKILDVLIEGGSGYHFYGDSSRKVMIIKE
- a CDS encoding FmdE family protein, with the translated sequence MSELGDEYTKEEILSLLKEKGYNGPIIEWFDKCIDFHTFPAAGLLIGIFMVDKALDLLGAKPGEKLYAVCETTKCAPDPLQVITHCTTGNHRLNVIPIGRFAITVNRPSTGDNAEGFRVKVDPAKLVDTPILEAWFANTPKFDGMTMKKKLVEDILDKGTGMLSWEKVRILVSHKKKWKTVICSLCGEPVPDNMVENGLCPGCGSQKYYEKI
- a CDS encoding ABC transporter ATP-binding protein; the protein is MMFSIKNAGFWYKPEREIFRDVTFSLERGKILCILGPNGIGKSTLLKCCGNILPVRTGEVRMDGKEIEHWSRRELAQKVGYVPQAHTIVFPFSVLQLVLLGRTPHIAEYSRPGQKDIKIAEEALKSVGIEHLRDAPVNRISGGECQLAMIARALAQEPSILILDEPTNHLDFGNQIRILHILNKLAKERSISIIMSTHYPDHTFLLSCQVGIMTNGIVSLVGHAEDVVTEDSLEKTYQISIGIHFIEPAKRNVCVPSYP
- a CDS encoding FecCD family ABC transporter permease; protein product: MEIVHSGWMNKYGLSAGIAGIILSPFILMLISLFLGQYSLDPVTVLIILFSPVFHPEPTWTEAQANVIFNIRIPRILGAFLIGGGLSVSGAVYQSLFRNPMVSPDILGVSSGAGFGAAIAILFSLPLLVIEGSAFLFGLLSVGFAVTLAKIYKGESILVLVLSGIIMSSLFTSLISLVKFVADPTSKLPAITYWLMGSLSAVTMQDILLGGVFILPGVAYCMLIGWRLNVFSLGDEEAGALGIDTRRMKYILILISTMITAYSVCICGIIGWIGLVIPHLGRMMVGPDNGYLIPVSFFLGAAYLILIDNIARNATTAEIPLGILTAIVGVPFFAFIMARRDVGWT